The Aquincola tertiaricarbonis genomic sequence ACCCGATGCGCGTGACCTACATGCCCGGCGGCATCGGTGCCGTGGCCTACAACGCGGTGGTGGCGCAGCGGCCCGACAGCGGCAACACCATCGTCGCCTTCAGCGGCGGATCGCTGCTGAACCTGGCGCAAGGCAAGTTCGGCCGCTACAACGAGAACGACGTGAAGTGGCTGGCCGCCGTCGGCACCGACTACGGGGCCGTGGTGGTGGCCGCTTCGTCGCCGTACAAGACGCTGCAGGACGTGATGGCGGCGATGAAGGCCAACCCCCGGAAGGTGATCCTGGGTGCGGGCGGCACCATCGGCAGCCAGGACTGGATGAAGGCGGCCCTGCTGTCGCGGGCGGCCGGCGTCAGCCCGCGGGCCATGCGCTTCGTGGCCTTCGAGGGCGGCGGCGAGGCCATCACCGCGCTGCAGGGCGGGCACATCCAGGTGTTCACCGGCGACGCGGCAGAGACGCTGCAGCAGGCCAGGGCCGGCAGCCAGGTGCGCATCCTGGCCGTGATGTCGGACAAGCGGCTGCCCGGTGATCTGGCCCAGGTGCCCACCGCCAGGGAGGCCGGCGCCAACGTCGAGTGGCCCATCGTGCGCGGCTTTTACATGGGCCCGCAGGTGGCGCCGGAGGATTACCGCGCCTGGAGCGAAACCTTCGCCCGCCTGATGGCCACGCCGGCCTACGACCGGCTGCGCAGCGAGCGGGGCCTGTTTCCGCTCGGCCTGGTGGGTCCGGAGCTGGACGCCTACGTCAAGCGCCAGGTGGCCGACTACCGCAAGCTGGTTGCGGAGTTCGGCCTCAACGTTGCGCGCTGATCGGGCGCAGCGCGCCGACTCACCCTTTGTGCAGCGGC encodes the following:
- a CDS encoding Bug family tripartite tricarboxylate transporter substrate binding protein: MNARRIAAWLCLATVPVLAAAGPLGKTECIAPAKPGGGFDLTCKLVQTALLEGRFIQDPMRVTYMPGGIGAVAYNAVVAQRPDSGNTIVAFSGGSLLNLAQGKFGRYNENDVKWLAAVGTDYGAVVVAASSPYKTLQDVMAAMKANPRKVILGAGGTIGSQDWMKAALLSRAAGVSPRAMRFVAFEGGGEAITALQGGHIQVFTGDAAETLQQARAGSQVRILAVMSDKRLPGDLAQVPTAREAGANVEWPIVRGFYMGPQVAPEDYRAWSETFARLMATPAYDRLRSERGLFPLGLVGPELDAYVKRQVADYRKLVAEFGLNVAR